A region of the Capsicum annuum cultivar UCD-10X-F1 unplaced genomic scaffold, UCD10Xv1.1 ctg20546, whole genome shotgun sequence genome:
CTTTTCCCTCACAAAGTAGCAGtctatttctatatgtttagTCCTCTTATGGTAGACAGGATTTGCAACTATTTGCAAGGTTGCTTTGCTGTCACTGAAGATGGTCATAGGTAGTTATAGTTGAACACCTAGATCCTTGATCAAACCAACTAGCCATGTAAGTTCTGCAACTGTTGAAGCAAGGCTTCTATACTCTGATTCAGCTGAACTCCTAGAAACAGTTGATTGTTTCTTTGACTTCCAAGAGATTAGAGATTCACCTAGTTTAATAGTAAATCCTGTAATAGACTTCCTAGAGAAAGCACATGCTACCCAATCTGCATCACAATGAGCTGTAAAAGTATCTTCTTTTGAGCTAGACATGCTTGTCCTGgttttccttttatatatttgATGATTCTAAGTGCTGCATTTATGTGAGACTGTTTTGGACATTGC
Encoded here:
- the LOC124890588 gene encoding uncharacterized mitochondrial protein AtMg00810-like produces the protein MHQRKYALELISETGLSAAKPAPTPLDTTEKLTTTEYDQQTSDDAKSKDQVLADQGMYQRIIDWVACAFSRKSITGFTIKLGESLISWKSKKQSTVSRSSAESEYRSLASTVAELTWLVGLIKDL